Within Desulfomicrobium escambiense DSM 10707, the genomic segment AGCGGCGACACGGGCCTCTTCGCCATCCGCGATCTGGCGGCGACCGGCGAGTTCCCGGCGGCCGAGCGCATCGGCCGTGAACAGTCCCTGGATGTGCGGGAGCGCTACCGCGACCATCTGCTGTCCTACATCGACCGCTCGGCCCTGCGGCCCCTGTCCATCGTGGTCAATGCGGGCAACGGCGGGGCCGGGGCCGTCGTCGACCTGCTGGAGCCCAAGCTGCCATTCACCTTTAAAAAGATCCTGCACGAAGCTGACGGCAATTTTCCGAGCGGCGTGCCAAACCCGCTCCTGCCGGAATGCCGCGACATGACCGCCCGTGCCGTGGTCGAGACGGGCGCGGACTTGGGCCTGGCCTGGGACGGGGACTTCGACCGCTGCTTCTTCTTCGACGGAACCGGCCGCTTCATCGAGGGCTACTACCTCGTCGGCCTGCTGGGCGAGGCCTTCGCCCGCAAGCATCCGGGCGCCGGCATCATCCACGACCCGCGCCTGACCTGGAACACGATAGCCGCCGTCAGCGCGGCCGGGGGACGGCCCATCATGTCCAAGACCGGCCACGCCTTCATCAAGGAGCGCATGCGCCTGGAGGACGCGGTCTACGGCGGCGAGATGAGCGCTCATCACTATTTTCGCGATTTCGCCTACTGCGACTCGGGCATGATCCCTTGGCTGCTGGTGGCCGAACTGGTCTGCGTGACCGGCAAGTCCCTGGCCGAACTGGTCGACGACGCCATGCGCGCCTTCCCGGCCAGCGGAGAGATCAACCGCAGGGTCAAGGACGCCAAGGCCGCCATCGCCGCCGTGGAGGCGCGCTTCGGCGCGGAGGCCCTGGTCCGCGACACGACGGACGGTTTGAGCCTGGAGTATGCCGACTGGCGCTTCAACCTCCGCTCCTCCAACACCGAGCCCGTGCTGCGCCTGAATGTGGAATCGCGCGGGGACAGGGCGCTCATGGAGGAGAAGACGAAGGAAATTCTGGGGGTTGTGGACGGGATGGACTGAGTGGACCGAGTGGGCGGGATGGACCTGGGGGTGCCCGGGGCGGGTGAGGGCGAGGCCGGGGGCTTCGCCCTCACGTTGTTTGGGCTATTTGCCGAAGACCTTTTTCAGCAGGTCCGTGGTTCTCGCGGCCGGGTTGGTGCGGATGGCGGCTTCCTCCTTGGCCACGTAGTGGAAGATGCCGTCCATGCCCTTCTCCACCACGTAGTCCGTCAGGTTGGCCTTGGCGTCGGGCATGAAGGGCAGGGCCTTGTACTGGCCCATCATGGCGTCGTAGGCTTGCACCGCCCCGGCCTCGGCCAGGGTGGCATCGACGATGGGTTTCATTTCGGTGCCCAGGCCAGGTCCCATGGACTTGCGGAAATACTGGGTGGCCGCGTCGTCGGGGCCGTTCAGGATCTTCTGGGCGTCCTGGATGGTCATGGCCGCGATGGCGTCCACGAAGAGGGCCTTGGCCTTGGGCGTGGCCTGTTCGGCGGCGCGGTTGAGCTTCAGTTCCAGGTCGTCCACCAGGTTCGAATAGCCGGCCGCCTTGAGGGCCTTCTGCACCGTGGCCAGCTGGCCCGGCAGCGGGATGTGGATGGCCTTGTCGCCGTTGAATCCGTCGGTCTTCCCGAGTTGCGACACAACGGCTTCTGTGCCGACGCGCAGGGCCTCCTTGAGGCCGTCGCCCATCTCGCCTTGGGTCAGGGACGAAGACCCGGAGCCGCCGGAGGACATCAGGCCGAGCCCCTGCTTGAGGAGATCGGACTGGCCCATGGCCGGTCCTGCTCCCGCCAGCAAGGCCATGGACAGGAGGATGGTCGCGAAAACAGATCTGGTCTTGGTCATGAGAACCTCCGGGGTGAATGGAACGGATGCGTCAGAGGATATGACCGATGAAAAGCCGTATCAAGGAAAAAGCGAAATGTTCCTGCATGGCCGCGCTGGGGTCTGACCGACCATGATCCGGGCGCCATGGGACCAATGGGCGTTCAGGTCAGTTCGTCCATGAGCGTCCCCGTGTCCCGTAGCAGCAGGCGCACCAGGATTTCCTCCAGGGACAGGGTCGGCGACTGGCGGCGGGCCTCCACGGCCTGATCGAGCAGATCGGCCTGGGATTCGAGGGCCGTGGCCTGGTAGGCGAGGCCGCTTTGGCGTTCCGCGTACAGCGACTCCTGGGTGGCCATGTCTCCGATGTAGCCGGACAGCCTGTCGAGCTGGGTCTGCAGGGTGGTCGCGTTGTTCAGGTCCGTGCCCGAAAGGTCGGTGGACCAGGGCACCGTGTCCAGGGCGCGGAAGGTCACGTCGAAGCCGCCGTACTGCGGGTTGCCGCTCAGGTTGGACTGGATGTGCACGTTGCCGGCCGCGTCGATCTGCTCCGTTCCCCAACGGCTGCCGTCGAGAAGGGCAATGCCGTTGTAGCCCGTGGACGCGACGATGCCGACGATCTTGTCGCGCAGGGCGTCGTATTCCGCGGCCACGGATGCGGAGTAGGCCAGGTCGCCGTCCTTGACCTGCTTGGCGATGCTCTCCATCTCCTGCAGGGTGCCCTTGATGGTGCCCACGGCCTCGGCCGCGATGCCGACCATGGATGCGGCCTCCGTCACGTTGCGCGCACCCTGCCGGATGGTGGCGCTGTCGGCGCGCAGGCGGCCGGTGATGGCCTGGTCGTAGGGGTTGGTCAGAGGCTTGACCGCCGGTCGTCCCAGGACCATCTCGCGCAGGTTGGCGCCTACGCTTGAGCCCTGGAAGTAGGCGTTCATGAGCAGGTCCTGCTGCCAGGTCTGGTTGGCGGTGGTGTAGACGAAAAGTTTTTCCAGGTCGGTCAGGGCCACGGCGTTCTCCCTCGGGCTGCAGACAGGGGCGTTTCGAATGTATTCGGCCGTTCCCGGCTTTTGTTTAGTAGATGACCTCTTCCAGGGTCAGCCCCTGCGGGGGAGCCGTGGCCGGGGCCAGGCGACGGTCGCGGCTTTCGAGGACGGCCCGGGCCTCGTCCGGGCTCATGCCGCCGCGGCCGACCTCGACCAGGAGGCCCATGAGGTTGCGGACCATCTGCTTCAGGAATCCGTCGGCCTGGAAGCGGAAGACCCATTCGCACGGGTGCTGGCCCGGTTCGCGGCGGATGGGCTCCAGGGTGCGCACCGTGCCCTTGACCTCGGTGCCCGCGTTCTGGAAGGCGGCGAAGTCGTGGGTTCCGGCCAGGAACGCCGCGGCCCGGTCCATGGACTCCAGGTCGAGGTTCCGCACGGGCCAGACGAAGGGCGCGCGCTGGGGCAGGGTGAAATCCGGTTCGGTCCACAGGGTGTAGGCGTAGCGCTTGGAGCGGACCGAGAAGCGGGCGTGGAAGCTGGGCTCGGCCTCGCGCGCGTCGAGGATGGCGATGTCGTCCGGGAGCATGGAGTTGAGCGCCTTTTGCCAGGGGATGCGGGCCTTGGAGTCGGGCGCGTCGAAGTGGGCCACCTGCCCCAGGGCGTGCACGCCCGAGTCCGTCCGGCCGGAGCCGTGTACCCGCACTGGCTCTTGGCAGATGCGCGCCAGCTTTTCCTCCAGGGTCCCCTGGACCGTCTGCCCCCGGCCCTGGATCTGCCAGCCCAGGTAGCGCGTGCCGACGTAGGCCACGGTCAGGCGGATGCGCGGCATGGTCAGTTGGTCCCGGTCTGCAGGCGGGTCAGGGCCTCGGACAGGAAGGCGGCCCGGTCCGGCCGCACCGAGGACAGGATTTCGCCGGCCTTGCGGCCGCTCATGCCCGCCAGGATTCTGACGGCGATGCCCTCCTCCAGGGTTTCGAGAACCTGCGCCGCCTGCTTGGGCTTCATGTTGGAGTAGACGTCGACCAGATGGGCCATCTTCTCGTCCTGGATGGTGCCGGCGGAATCGATGAGCTTCTGCATCCGGATTTCCAGGGCGCGCAGGTTCTCGAGTTTCCCGTCGAGTTCCGCCTCCAGGGCCTTCAGTTCGGCCTCCTTCCTGTCCAGAGCCTGTTCGCGGGTGTTCAGGGCCTGGGTCCGCTCCGCGTCGGTCGTCGGCGCGGCGGCGGTGGCGTTTTCCGCCTGACTGTCGCTGTTTGCCGGGCTCTCTGCCGCCGGTGCAGGCGCTTGGGCCGCGGCGGGCGGGGTCTGGGCCATGGCCGGACGGATGGCCACGGGCTGCAGCAGCAGGCTGTCCGGCTCGGATGCCGGCATCCACAGCATGCCGATGGCCGCCAGCTTGATCGCGGCCAGGACGGCCGTGGCCTGGACCAGCCTAATAAGGCGCGCGCCCGTAGCGGAGGGTGGCTGTTTCGTCGAAAGCGCTCTGTTCTTTTCGCTGTTCTTCCTGCCCATGTCTGACTGCCTGTTTGGCCCGGAGTTTCTCCAGGAGTTTACGGTCCTTGGCCTTGGCCACGAGATCGAGGCGGCGTTCCTCGACCAGCCGTTCAAGTCCGGCCAGTTTGGCCTGCGCCTGTTTTTTGTCAAGTTCCAGACGGTTGCGCCAGCCGGACCACAGCCACAGCTCGGGCTGCGTCATCTGTTTGATCCGGCTCATCTCATCCAGGCACGCCGCCAGGTCCCTTTCCAGCTTTTCGACGCGCGCGGCCTGCTCCTGCATGTCCTGCAGGGCCTTGCTCAGGGCCAGTTTCGCCTGGTCCTCCAACTGCGTCCGGTACTCCAGGACTTTTTCGAGCTTGAAAACGAAAGGGCGCGCCATGGCCCGAGCCAAGCAAGAAGCGTGCGCAAAAAAGAAAGCCCGGCGCGGGCCGGGCTTGTCATGGTCGGTCGTGGATGCGTTTACGCCGCGCCGGCCGCCGTGGCGGCTTCGATGTAGCCCTGGCGCAGGGACTCGATCAGCTCCTTCACGGAGACGATGGCGCTTACCCGGTAGGCGTTGGCTCCGGCAAAGGCAAAGCCGTGTTTCAGCAGGCCCTTCTTGGCGTTCACCAGGGCCAGGGCGATGCAGTACGGGCTCTTGGTGAAGTCGCAGGAGCTGATGCAGTGGAAGGGGCACTTGAAGGGCTTCTTGAGGCCCGCCTTCACGTCCTGCAGGAAAGGCCCGTCCACCGCACGGCCGGGCAGGCCCACGGGGCTCTTGATGATCTGGATGTCCTCTTCCTTGGCGCTGATGTAGGACTCTTTGAACTTGATGTCCGCGTCGCACTCGTGGGTGGCCACGAAGCGGGTGCCCATCTGCACGCCGGCGGCGCCGAGCTGCATGAACTTGTAGATGTCCGCGCCGTCCCAGACGCCGCCTGCGGCGATGACCGGAATGGGCCGTCCGGCCTTGCTTTCGAACTCCTTCACCGCCTCGACGACTTCGGGCACGGTCTTTTCGAGGGAGAACTCGGGGTCGTCGATCTGCTCGGGCTTGAAGCCCAGGTGTCCGCCGGCCTTGGGGCCTTCGACCACGAAGGCGTCGGGCAGGTAGTCGAATTTCGACAGCCACTTCTTGCAGATGATGGTCGCGGCGCGGGCCGAGGAGATGATGGGCACGAGCTTGGTCTTGGCGCCGTCCTTGAGGTAGGAGGGCAGGTCCAGGGGCAGGCCTGCTCCAGCGAAGATGATGTCCGCGCCTTCCTTGATGGACGTCTTGACCAGGTCGCTGAAGTTGGTCAGGGCGACCATGATGTTCACGCCCAGGATGCCGCTCGTCTTCTCGCGGGCCTTGCGCAGTTCGGTGGCCAGGGCGCGCATGTTGGCCTCGCGGTAGTTGGATCCGATGTCCGGCTCGCCCATGCCGATCATGGCGCCGGCGATGACGCCGATGCCCCCTTCCTTGGCCACGGCCGAGGCCAGCCCCGAAAGGGAGATGCCGACACCCATGCCGCCCTGGATGATGGGAATTTTTGCAACAAGATCGCCGATCTTGAGATGTGGAAAGTCCATGGTGATCTCCTGTATGATTTTCGCCGCGCGGCCCGGCAAACGGGAATGCCTTGAGCGGGCGCTTAATCGCGGCGTCCAAGGGCTGCTACGCGAAAAAAAATCAGGGGTCAATGAACCCGGCAATACATTGATATACGTAGCTATAATGGCTGAATTCTCCGTGAAATCACGGACCTTCGGCAGCGTTCAGAGCATATGTCCAGGCAGGCTTTTGGTCAGAAATGGAATGCGAGAGGCAGGATGGCGCAGATTTCCCCGGCGATGATCGCCGCGCCCAGGAAGTCTCCGTTCATGGCGCCCTCGCGGCGGGCCAGGGACAGCAGACCGGCCAGTGGCGCGATGGAGATGATCGCTGCGGGCAGGACGTGTCCTGCGGGCAGGGTCAGGGCCGCAGTCGCGGCGGTGAGGCCACCCACGGCCAGGGCCGTGGGCGTCGCCCCCAGCAGGGCGTTTTGTCCCAGACCCGGCCGCGCGAAGGTGCGCCCCGCTCGGGCCAGGACCAGGCAGCACAACCGGCCGAAGACTGGGGCGAAGAGCAGGGCGTTCCAGGCCCCGAGGGCGACGGCGCGCTCGAACAGCGCAGTCTGCGCCCCGAGGCCCAGCACGAGTCCCATGACCCCGAAGGCCCCGCTCCGGCTGTCCTTGACGATGGCCCAGAAGCGCTCCCCCGTGGCGCCGCTGCCCCAGCCGTCCCAGAGGTCGGCCCAGCCGTCCCAGTGCAGGCCGCGGGTGACCCAGATGTTCAGGCCCGTCAGGATCCAGGCCAGAACCCAGGGCGTCAGGGGCAGCAGGGAGGCCAGGGCGAGGACAAGGCCGATGAGCCCCCCGACCAGGGGATACATGCCCATGGAGCGGCTGATCTCTTCGTTGGAGGAGATGCGGGCCCGGCCCAGGCGGGTCAGGAAGGTCAGGGCGACGAGGAAGTCGTGCAGCGGGTTCATGGGCGTTGCTCCGTGCAGGTCAGGCGCAACGTCCGGCCCGGTGCGAGGCCGAGGAGGTCGGCGCAGGAACCGCCGTTCACGGCCAGCTCCATGACGCCCTGGCTGCCCGCCAGCAGCCCGACCTGGCCCGGCGCGAGGTCGGCGTAGGTCGGGACACGGGCGATACGGCGGCCGTCGTCCAGCATCCAGGCCCGGCCTCGGGCGGGCAGGGCCTCAATGCGCAGGTTGAGCAGACAGTTGCCGAAGCGGTCCACATGCAGCACGGCGCAGTCCAGGCATCCTTCGCCGGCCTCGGCCCAGGTCTGTTCAAGGCGCACGATTGACCCGGGGTCGACAGCCCGCCCCAGTGCGGACGGGTCGGCCCCCAGCGCCAGCCGTGCGGCCAGGGGGGCGAAGAGGTCCCGGCCGTGGAAGGTGCGGCTGGCAGTGGCCGTGTCCAGCTCCGCACGCCACCAGGATGCGCCCTGGCCATGCAGGAAGGACAACAGTCCGTTGTCCGGCGCCAGAAAGAGCTGCCCGCCCAGCCGTGCCATGAGGATGGACCGCTCCGACCCGACTCCGGGGTCGACCACGGCCAGAAAGATGCTGTCGTCAGGAAAGTGGGGCCGACTGGCCTCAAGGAGAAAGCCGGCCTGCAGGATGCAGTGCGGCCGGACTTCATGGCAGAGATCGACGACGGGAGCCGCAGGCGCCCGGCGCAGCAGCGCCCCTTTCATCTGTCCGACATAGGGGTCCGCAAGGCCGAAATCCGTCAGCACGACAATGGGGGGAATCATGCAGCAAGCTCATACGGCCAAGCCCCGACCCTGTCCAGCCAAGCCAGAAAGCTGTTGACAGTGCAAAGCGCGGCTGTGTAGAAACTGCGCTCTTCGGGGCGTAGCGCAGTTTGGTAGCGCATCGGTTTTGGGAACCGAGGGTCGCATGTTCGAATCATGTCGCCCCGACCAGAATGAAAACAAGGGCTTGGATGTAAAATCCAGGCCCTTTTTTCTTGCTGATTTTTGGTCTGCCCAACACTATGCCCAACAGGACGGTCAATATTTCTGTTATCTCTTGGGAAGCAAAGTAGTTGGGGCCGCCGGGAAATGATGTGATGAGTTCGGAATGGAGCGGTAGGTAATGCGCTCCGGATTAGACAGGTAGCTGTGGTGAATCCGCTTGAAGCTTGCTCCGCATCCGACAAGAGAGTGCATCTTGGGCCAGATGTCATCGTCGTTCGGTGGGTTTCGATCTCTGTATTAGTATTAGTTTGGCCGATTCGGTTGGCGAGCAGTTCGCTTAGTTCGCGCGGCCTTGTATTGATTTTCAATTACCCCAGGAACCGAGGGGCGTACGTTCGAATAATTTCGCCACGATTATTAAGAAAACGAGGGGGATGTAGATTCCAGATCGTTTTTTCTTGTCGACTTTTGCTCTGCCCCACACTCTGCCTAACATCTTGACGGTGTTATGGCGCTGTTCTCCGAAATTCTTGATTCTTACAGTTGATTATGTATAAAATATATTTCATAAAACTTGAATATTGCGATATCAGTTGTAATTTTTTTGTGTTAAGAATATTTATTTAAAACAATAACTTTATATTAATTAGAATAAAATGGACAACAATTTTAAGTTTATTTATTTTATTCATAGAGAATATTCACTTAGGCACATATTTAAAAGTGAATTTTATGACGAATTGAGTATTAATATAGAAAATTTGGTTGATTTTTGCAGGGAATATTTTAGTAAAAATAAGCTTGATGAGCTTTTTATTGTTGAGGATGAAACAAAAAGATTTGATATAAATTTTGAAATAGATGTTATTGATTTAATTTTAGATATTTATGTAGCTAAAATTAATAATGAAAAATATTATTGTGGAATTTCGGATTATTACTACAATAAAAATTTTAATGATAGCGGAGATGATTTGGGTATTACAGGATATTTAGATGATTTTTATATGAAGTTGATGTCTGAAAAATCAAGGAAAGAGTCTTTAAAATTCATATATAAGATATCTGCTAAATATAATATTTATGCATCTCACGCTAAATATTTGCATAAAAAGAAATATTGTATCAAAAATATATTTTCAGATATTGACAGTGTAAGTGAGAAGAGATTTTTCTGTTTTAAAAAATTTGATGATTACTATAAATACTTTAGTCCAAGCGAGGTTATATGTGGGCTAGATGTTGATGAATGCAGTTGTGTTAAGGGTTCATATGCAATGTTTGTAGATTTTGCATCTCCAGATTTTGATATTGATAGGACATTAGATTATATTCAAACGAGTATTGTTGATACGCTGCTTATGATGGGCGAAGTTGATGGTAGAGAGTTGTCTGTGCGTGAACTAGAATACCTTTCAAGAAATTGTAAAGTTATTCGGCAAAGTTCTTTTGATATTTCAGGATTGCAAAATAGGGTATTTGGTTTGATAATGTGGGATCTTGTTAATATACGTGGTTGTAGTCCGAGAGATGCGTTTGGTTTTTTAATAAAAAATAATGATTATTTAGAGTATGTCAGGAGGCGGTATTCTTATTTGTCAGAAGATGAATTCATTGGCGAGCATATGTGTGATAGTAAAAAAATATATATAAATGCATTAAAGGCATTGGATAATGCAGATGAGTGTGTTAATAAGTGTATGATTATTTCTACAAATAGCAGAGTGAATAGCAAAAATAAAAATATTGAAAATTTTGATGCTTATGTGGAAGATACGTCGTTTGATTTTAAAAACGATGGAGTTGTGCGTAGTGAAATAGATCGTGACTTGTTGCAAACTATTTATAGAAAAACAAAAAAAAATAGTGTCATTTGTTATGAAAAAGATGATGAAGTTGGATCAGTTAAAGATTTAGCGAAAATGGTTTGTAAAAAGAAATAGTTTTTAGAAATGCCCCCTCCCCAGTTTGAGCGGCTTCTTAAGAAGAATCTCTCCGCCTTTCTTACTTGCCTATATTGTCCCGGTTTGGTGCCATAGGGGGGCTGATTAACATTCGGAACAACACGCTAATCCCAATACTGTTGCCTGAGATCATGCTTGTGGGCACTACGCGGAGTCCCGCTCGGGCCACCAATTGGTCCCGGAGCGCTTGAGTTCCTATGAATAGGAACTCAAGATGTTCGTCAATGCTACGTATGAGCACTAGGTCGGCGGAATTTGTCGGCTGGGGCCGATTATGCACGTTGTCGTTGCTTGTCCCGACGAGTTCAGCCTGACATCATGATTGAGACTTCGTGTTCGCGGTCGATCATCTTTTTGCGCTCAGTAATCCCACCTTGCTGAGTGTGCTTTCTAAAAAATGTTCTCCAGCGTCAGTTGGCCGATCTTGGCGTGGAGAACCTTCAAGCCCTCCTCGGGCTCGCTGGCGGATGGTTTGCCGAAGACATCACCGGCAGTCCGCTCGCTGAGTTGCGGTTTCCATTCTGTGATCTGGTTCGGATGCACCTCAAATCGTTGCGCCAACTTGGTATGGGTCTAGTCGCCTACATCTCGCGACCAAGGTCACCTTGTCCTTGAATTCCGCGGAATGCTTCCGTCTCGTCTTCTTTGTCATTCTCTGCTCCCTGATCATCTGCGTTTGAAGGGGTCGGGACTAGCAGATTGCCCACCTAAAGACTTGTGCAAACTTTCGGGGTCAGTTCTGTATCGCCCAAGTCAATGAGGATTACCAAAATTCAGAACTGGTATTCATGTTCGTCTGCACACTTGCGTCAGGATATCAGAGAGCTGTTTTTAAGCAATGAATCCAGCAGGAGGTGCGATGATGGAAAAAATTCGATTGGCAGAGTGACTAGTGTCTCTAGTCGAGGGGTAGCAGCAGGGCATGAGGCTTGTTGTTGAGATTGTCGAAGATCAACGCATATGGCTTCAACTCATTTTTAACAGGATCGATACGAGTATGCACGGGCAATGTCAAAATAATAATCTGGGATATCAATGGCTGAATGAGAAGGAAGTCGCAATCCTTATTGGCGTGAGTGTTTATACACTCCGCCAACATCGCTTTAAGGGGGTCGGTTTGCCGTACGTGAAGTATGGAAAGTCTGTCAGATATTCTACTGCTGACATTACTGCATACTTGGAATCAATGAAGATTAATCATTATAGGTCATAGGAGGTTAATATGTCGAATGCAGAGACTACAATTTTTTGGACTTATGGAGCGGCAGATAGCGCTTCTGAAGAGCTTGAACGTGATCTGATCAATAGGAAAACGCAGGATCCATTAACATTGCTTCCCATGCTGAAGGTTTTTCATCCGAATGGTCATCTTGAAGGGAATGTGTTTTGCTCTGATTGGCTTAGGGTGTTCTTAGGTGAAGGCCAGTGTGGTTTCTGGACCATGAAGAGACCGGGTGAGAAATCCACGCCTATGGATGGACGGTTGGCGCAAATCGCCGGGACGATGAGCTTTGAAAGTTACGGGTGTCGGCACTTAGGCTTTATTAAAAATATGGCCTATAAAGAACTTGCCAGACGTGGAAACGTCAGTACTTCTAAGGCTGAGCGTTACAAATATGGTTATAAGCCAGGATGCTCCCGTGTTCATT encodes:
- a CDS encoding phosphomannomutase; its protein translation is MNLSCFKAYDIRGRVPDELDENLAWRIGRAYAAWLKPSRVVVGHDIRLSSPAMAAALTRGLVESGVDVYALGECGTEEVYFAVFDQRMDGGIMVTASHNPKDYNGMKFVREESKPISGDTGLFAIRDLAATGEFPAAERIGREQSLDVRERYRDHLLSYIDRSALRPLSIVVNAGNGGAGAVVDLLEPKLPFTFKKILHEADGNFPSGVPNPLLPECRDMTARAVVETGADLGLAWDGDFDRCFFFDGTGRFIEGYYLVGLLGEAFARKHPGAGIIHDPRLTWNTIAAVSAAGGRPIMSKTGHAFIKERMRLEDAVYGGEMSAHHYFRDFAYCDSGMIPWLLVAELVCVTGKSLAELVDDAMRAFPASGEINRRVKDAKAAIAAVEARFGAEALVRDTTDGLSLEYADWRFNLRSSNTEPVLRLNVESRGDRALMEEKTKEILGVVDGMD
- a CDS encoding DUF4197 domain-containing protein codes for the protein MTKTRSVFATILLSMALLAGAGPAMGQSDLLKQGLGLMSSGGSGSSSLTQGEMGDGLKEALRVGTEAVVSQLGKTDGFNGDKAIHIPLPGQLATVQKALKAAGYSNLVDDLELKLNRAAEQATPKAKALFVDAIAAMTIQDAQKILNGPDDAATQYFRKSMGPGLGTEMKPIVDATLAEAGAVQAYDAMMGQYKALPFMPDAKANLTDYVVEKGMDGIFHYVAKEEAAIRTNPAARTTDLLKKVFGK
- a CDS encoding flagellin, with translation MALTDLEKLFVYTTANQTWQQDLLMNAYFQGSSVGANLREMVLGRPAVKPLTNPYDQAITGRLRADSATIRQGARNVTEAASMVGIAAEAVGTIKGTLQEMESIAKQVKDGDLAYSASVAAEYDALRDKIVGIVASTGYNGIALLDGSRWGTEQIDAAGNVHIQSNLSGNPQYGGFDVTFRALDTVPWSTDLSGTDLNNATTLQTQLDRLSGYIGDMATQESLYAERQSGLAYQATALESQADLLDQAVEARRQSPTLSLEEILVRLLLRDTGTLMDELT
- the truA gene encoding tRNA pseudouridine(38-40) synthase TruA, with the protein product MPRIRLTVAYVGTRYLGWQIQGRGQTVQGTLEEKLARICQEPVRVHGSGRTDSGVHALGQVAHFDAPDSKARIPWQKALNSMLPDDIAILDAREAEPSFHARFSVRSKRYAYTLWTEPDFTLPQRAPFVWPVRNLDLESMDRAAAFLAGTHDFAAFQNAGTEVKGTVRTLEPIRREPGQHPCEWVFRFQADGFLKQMVRNLMGLLVEVGRGGMSPDEARAVLESRDRRLAPATAPPQGLTLEEVIY
- a CDS encoding MotE family protein; amino-acid sequence: MGRKNSEKNRALSTKQPPSATGARLIRLVQATAVLAAIKLAAIGMLWMPASEPDSLLLQPVAIRPAMAQTPPAAAQAPAPAAESPANSDSQAENATAAAPTTDAERTQALNTREQALDRKEAELKALEAELDGKLENLRALEIRMQKLIDSAGTIQDEKMAHLVDVYSNMKPKQAAQVLETLEEGIAVRILAGMSGRKAGEILSSVRPDRAAFLSEALTRLQTGTN
- the fliJ gene encoding flagellar export protein FliJ codes for the protein MARPFVFKLEKVLEYRTQLEDQAKLALSKALQDMQEQAARVEKLERDLAACLDEMSRIKQMTQPELWLWSGWRNRLELDKKQAQAKLAGLERLVEERRLDLVAKAKDRKLLEKLRAKQAVRHGQEEQRKEQSAFDETATLRYGRAPY
- a CDS encoding NAD(P)H-dependent flavin oxidoreductase — translated: MDFPHLKIGDLVAKIPIIQGGMGVGISLSGLASAVAKEGGIGVIAGAMIGMGEPDIGSNYREANMRALATELRKAREKTSGILGVNIMVALTNFSDLVKTSIKEGADIIFAGAGLPLDLPSYLKDGAKTKLVPIISSARAATIICKKWLSKFDYLPDAFVVEGPKAGGHLGFKPEQIDDPEFSLEKTVPEVVEAVKEFESKAGRPIPVIAAGGVWDGADIYKFMQLGAAGVQMGTRFVATHECDADIKFKESYISAKEEDIQIIKSPVGLPGRAVDGPFLQDVKAGLKKPFKCPFHCISSCDFTKSPYCIALALVNAKKGLLKHGFAFAGANAYRVSAIVSVKELIESLRQGYIEAATAAGAA
- a CDS encoding adenosylcobinamide-GDP ribazoletransferase, which codes for MNPLHDFLVALTFLTRLGRARISSNEEISRSMGMYPLVGGLIGLVLALASLLPLTPWVLAWILTGLNIWVTRGLHWDGWADLWDGWGSGATGERFWAIVKDSRSGAFGVMGLVLGLGAQTALFERAVALGAWNALLFAPVFGRLCCLVLARAGRTFARPGLGQNALLGATPTALAVGGLTAATAALTLPAGHVLPAAIISIAPLAGLLSLARREGAMNGDFLGAAIIAGEICAILPLAFHF
- a CDS encoding SAM hydrolase/SAM-dependent halogenase family protein codes for the protein MIPPIVVLTDFGLADPYVGQMKGALLRRAPAAPVVDLCHEVRPHCILQAGFLLEASRPHFPDDSIFLAVVDPGVGSERSILMARLGGQLFLAPDNGLLSFLHGQGASWWRAELDTATASRTFHGRDLFAPLAARLALGADPSALGRAVDPGSIVRLEQTWAEAGEGCLDCAVLHVDRFGNCLLNLRIEALPARGRAWMLDDGRRIARVPTYADLAPGQVGLLAGSQGVMELAVNGGSCADLLGLAPGRTLRLTCTEQRP
- a CDS encoding helix-turn-helix domain-containing protein codes for the protein MHGQCQNNNLGYQWLNEKEVAILIGVSVYTLRQHRFKGVGLPYVKYGKSVRYSTADITAYLESMKINHYRS